In the Arachis ipaensis cultivar K30076 chromosome B10, Araip1.1, whole genome shotgun sequence genome, one interval contains:
- the LOC110268243 gene encoding glycine--tRNA ligase, mitochondrial 1-like, producing the protein MQWLPLKNRSARPSPKSNLPSRLREMLSRALKAAAAPKSDIDAAVQSLNALKLEKNDVERQLQSILSADGGLSREAFRQAAVNTLERRLFYIPSFKIYRGVAGLYDYGPPGCAVKSNVLAFWRQHFVLEENMLEVDCPYVTPEVVLKASGHVDKFTDLMVKDEKTGTC; encoded by the exons ATGCAATGGCTGCCACTGAAGAATCGCTCCGCAAGGCCCTCACCGAAAAGCAATCTGCCGTCGAGGCTCAGGGAAATGTTGTCACGTGCACTCAAGGCCGCCGCAGCACCCAAGTCTGACATCGATGCCGCCGTCCAGTCACTCAACGCACTCAAGCTTGAGAAGAACGATGTCGAGCGCCAGCTCCAGTCAATCCTCTCCGCCGACGGTGGACTAAGCAGGGAGGCATTCCGTCAGGCAGCTGTCAACACGCTCGAGCGCCGCCTTTTCTACATCCCATCGTTCAAGATCTACCGCGGTGTGGCTGGCCTCTATGACTACGGCCCTCCCGGATGCGCTGTCAAGTCCAATGTTCTCGCCTTCTGGCGCC AGCATTTTGTTCTTGAGGAGAATATGTTGGAAGTTGACTGCCCCTACGTGACACCTGAGGTTGTCCTCAAGGCTTCAGGTCATGTGGATAAGTTTACGGACCTCATGGTTAAGGATGAGAAGACGGGGACATGTTAG